A stretch of the Portunus trituberculatus isolate SZX2019 chromosome 11, ASM1759143v1, whole genome shotgun sequence genome encodes the following:
- the LOC123502274 gene encoding uncharacterized protein LOC123502274 isoform X2 — protein MTADTEDSTNQELVIRSRDCSDPVRPAPSGKDSLWLRTAPTLTVAAAATATRRGTASHWAFTAVPLIHVSPSPLLALRDFASQRPGKHLLHHHHHHHHHRSPEIQLRIADILLFNACCHYHLIMVVSLYLDLLSLLNNNV, from the exons ATGACGGCAGACACGGAAGATTCCACTAACCAG gagttggtGATCCGAAGCCGTGACTGCAGCGATCCCGTGCGGCCTGCACCATCAGGGAAGGACTCTCTCTGGCTTCGCACTGCGCCTACATTGACCGTTGCCGCCGCTGCTACCGCTACTCGGAGGGGCACTGCCTCGCATTGGGCCTTCACTGCCGTCCCGCTAATACACGTGTCGCCGTCGCCACTACTGGCACTGAGGGACTTCGCCTCGCAGCGGCCTGGCAAacacctgctacaccaccaccaccaccaccaccaccaccgcagtccAGAGATTCAGCTTCGCATAGCAGACATCCTCCTATTCAACgcttgctgccactaccacctcatTATGGTGGTGTCACTGTACTTGGATCTGTTGTCACTACTGAATAATAATGTGTAA
- the LOC123502274 gene encoding uncharacterized protein LOC123502274 isoform X1: MKGQDATSHGRRWEENEGEGCNWSELVIRSRDCSDPVRPAPSGKDSLWLRTAPTLTVAAAATATRRGTASHWAFTAVPLIHVSPSPLLALRDFASQRPGKHLLHHHHHHHHHRSPEIQLRIADILLFNACCHYHLIMVVSLYLDLLSLLNNNV; this comes from the exons ATGAAGGGCCAGGATGCTACGTCACACGGGAGACGctgggaggagaacgagggagaagggtgtaactggagt gagttggtGATCCGAAGCCGTGACTGCAGCGATCCCGTGCGGCCTGCACCATCAGGGAAGGACTCTCTCTGGCTTCGCACTGCGCCTACATTGACCGTTGCCGCCGCTGCTACCGCTACTCGGAGGGGCACTGCCTCGCATTGGGCCTTCACTGCCGTCCCGCTAATACACGTGTCGCCGTCGCCACTACTGGCACTGAGGGACTTCGCCTCGCAGCGGCCTGGCAAacacctgctacaccaccaccaccaccaccaccaccaccgcagtccAGAGATTCAGCTTCGCATAGCAGACATCCTCCTATTCAACgcttgctgccactaccacctcatTATGGTGGTGTCACTGTACTTGGATCTGTTGTCACTACTGAATAATAATGTGTAA
- the LOC123502273 gene encoding uncharacterized protein LOC123502273 isoform X1 has translation MKARPDLISLSSSTVNLSFSFLQCQQTLSLSYIISGQLTFCANFDRISARHRSSPVTSTTSVDPATETTTTHKLDLTGWGVRQERSNVSSSWNSINPDTTLATSLQPPRHHRPLECTQPSVRLCLVVGVTFSSGRNSNGKLDLRGFSCGGVTCRCCEVIGPHHSTAQHSTEEERIGTRIGEKNEWTRFPNVTRLVFQGVDDPKA, from the exons ATGAAGGCGCGGCCAGATTTGATTAGTTTGTCGTCAAGTACAGTAaacttgtcgttttctttcctacaatgccaacaaacactctctctctcttacatcattaGTGGTCAGTTAACGTTTTGTGCTAACTTTGACAGGATCTCTGCCAGACACCGCAGCTCACcagtcacctccaccacaagtGTGGACCCCGCtacagagaccaccaccactcataagCTTGATCTAacag GTTGGGGGGTGAGACAAGAACGAAGCAACGTCAGCAGTAGCTGGAACAGTATTAATCCAGACACCACGCTCGCTACATCTCTCcagccaccacgccaccaccgacccctcgagtGTACGCAGCCcagtgtccgtctgtgtcttgtCGTGGGCGTGACGTTCAGCAGCGGCAGGAACAGCAACGGGAAGCTTGATCTGCGTGGGTTTTCGTGCGGCGGGGTGACGTGCCGCTGCTGTGAGGTTATcggaccacaccacagcacagcacagcacagcacagaggaggagag aataggtaccagaatcggcgaaaagaatgagtggacaaGATTTCCTAACGTAACGAggctggtgtttcaag gcgttgacgatccaaaggcctga
- the LOC123502273 gene encoding uncharacterized protein LOC123502273 isoform X2: MKARPDLISLSSSTVNLSFSFLQCQQTLSLSYIISGQLTFCANFDRISARHRSSPVTSTTSVDPATETTTTHKLDLTGWGVRQERSNVSSSWNSINPDTTLATSLQPPRHHRPLECTQPSVRLCLVVGVTFSSGRNSNGKLDLRGFSCGGVTCRCCEVIGPHHSTAQHSTEEERR; the protein is encoded by the exons ATGAAGGCGCGGCCAGATTTGATTAGTTTGTCGTCAAGTACAGTAaacttgtcgttttctttcctacaatgccaacaaacactctctctctcttacatcattaGTGGTCAGTTAACGTTTTGTGCTAACTTTGACAGGATCTCTGCCAGACACCGCAGCTCACcagtcacctccaccacaagtGTGGACCCCGCtacagagaccaccaccactcataagCTTGATCTAacag GTTGGGGGGTGAGACAAGAACGAAGCAACGTCAGCAGTAGCTGGAACAGTATTAATCCAGACACCACGCTCGCTACATCTCTCcagccaccacgccaccaccgacccctcgagtGTACGCAGCCcagtgtccgtctgtgtcttgtCGTGGGCGTGACGTTCAGCAGCGGCAGGAACAGCAACGGGAAGCTTGATCTGCGTGGGTTTTCGTGCGGCGGGGTGACGTGCCGCTGCTGTGAGGTTATcggaccacaccacagcacagcacagcacagcacagaggaggagag gcgttga
- the LOC123502273 gene encoding uncharacterized protein LOC123502273 isoform X3, with the protein MKARPDLISLSSSTVNLSFSFLQCQQTLSLSYIISGQLTFCANFDRISARHRSSPVTSTTSVDPATETTTTHKLDLTGWGVRQERSNVSSSWNSINPDTTLATSLQPPRHHRPLECTQPSVRLCLVVGVTFSSGRNSNGKLDLRGFSCGGVTCRCCEVIGPHHSTAQHSTEEERR; encoded by the exons ATGAAGGCGCGGCCAGATTTGATTAGTTTGTCGTCAAGTACAGTAaacttgtcgttttctttcctacaatgccaacaaacactctctctctcttacatcattaGTGGTCAGTTAACGTTTTGTGCTAACTTTGACAGGATCTCTGCCAGACACCGCAGCTCACcagtcacctccaccacaagtGTGGACCCCGCtacagagaccaccaccactcataagCTTGATCTAacag GTTGGGGGGTGAGACAAGAACGAAGCAACGTCAGCAGTAGCTGGAACAGTATTAATCCAGACACCACGCTCGCTACATCTCTCcagccaccacgccaccaccgacccctcgagtGTACGCAGCCcagtgtccgtctgtgtcttgtCGTGGGCGTGACGTTCAGCAGCGGCAGGAACAGCAACGGGAAGCTTGATCTGCGTGGGTTTTCGTGCGGCGGGGTGACGTGCCGCTGCTGTGAGGTTATcggaccacaccacagcacagcacagcacagcacagaggaggagag
- the LOC123502507 gene encoding uncharacterized protein LOC123502507 produces the protein MPLQKVPPKTPAKTNYKNPCHEASSKSKFSQKNAAKSSHHEDLQKCFFFFFFGGGRVDENEAQDGSESSSTSDTTPDTSFSPHATTDPSSLRSPVAVCVLALGVTCSNGKLDAQQSAAQHSTAQHSGEIGGELTIQRPDSTAVMSLVYLALSSLTTPTTNPSASATVSRSGKDSALHRAL, from the exons ATGCCCCTCCAAAAAGTCCCTCCAAAAACACCAGCCAAAACAAACTACAAAAATCCCTGCCACGAAGCCTCATCAAAGTCAAAATTCAGCCAAAAAAATGCAGCTAAATCTTCCCACCATGAAGACCTGCAAAAAT gtttttttttttttttttttgggggggggagggtAGACGAGAACGAAGCTCAGGATGGCAGTGAGAGCAGTAGTACTTCAGATACCACGCCCGATACATCTTTCAGTCcccacgccaccaccgacccctcgagtcTACGCAGCCCAGTGGCCGTGTGTGTCTTGGCGTTGGGCGTGACGTGCAGCAACGGGAAGCTTGATGCACAGCAGAgcgcagcacagcacagcacagcacagcacagcggagAGATTGGTggt gagttgacgatccaaaggcctgactccacaGCGGTAATGAGCCTTGTGTACCTTGCACTGTCTTCACTGACAACGCCCACTACTAACCCCTCTGCCTCCGCCACCGTTTCAAGATCAGGGAAGGACTCTGCCTTGCATCGCGCACTGTGA